A genomic segment from Glycine soja cultivar W05 chromosome 20, ASM419377v2, whole genome shotgun sequence encodes:
- the LOC114401537 gene encoding putative protein phosphatase 2C-like protein 44 isoform X3, whose translation MGFYLNLKRNAFRLKRFLLGHEGRKRKYKQAKKPSWMRPMAYGYQVVEHNMARDGSDDSVVAQREEMDQTELWYFGIFDALIGDKVTKYMQSYFFDKKLQETHIRRKSKEALKRAYLGVRATIREEHKLEETCRMGSASVMLINGEKLVVANMGDYRTVVCRDGIAHQTTGTNQRSTKIHWSRRLFAGNAAGAKHSRGSALVIRSERIDSDTEFLILASTGIWEVMQNQEAVNLISHIEDPQEAAECLAKEALIRMSKSSISCLIIRFD comes from the exons ATGGGATTCTATCTTAATCTCAAACGCAAC GCGTTCCGGCTAAAACGGTTTCTGCTAGGACATGAaggcagaaaaagaaaatacaaacagGCAAAAAAGCCTTCATGGATGAGGCCAATGGCATATGGTTATCAAGTGGTGGAGCATAACATGGCCAGAGATGGTTCTGATGATTCAGTTGTGGCACAGAGAGAGGAAATGGATCAAACAGAATTATGGTATTTTGGAATCTTTGACGCACTAATTGGAGACAAAGTTACCAAGTACATGCAGTCTTATTTCTTTGACAAGAAGCTTCAAGAG ACTCATATAAGGAGAAAAAGCAAGGAAGCTCTAAAGAGAGCTTACCTTGGTGTAAGAGCAACGATCCGAGAGGAACACAAATTAGAGGAGACATGCAGAATGGGTTCAGCATCTGTTATGTTGATCAACGGAGAAAAACTTGTGGTAGCCAACATGGGAGATTACAGAACTGTTGTCTGCAGAGATGGCATAGCTCATCAGACAACTGGCACAAACCAACGATCAACGAAAATACATTGGTCTCGCAGACTCTTTGCAG GAAATGCAGCAGGTGCAAAGCATTCTAGAGGTTCTGCTCTTGTCATTAGAAGTGAAAGGATCGATTCTGATACTGAGTTTTTGATATTAGCAAGCACTGGCATATGGGAG GTGATGCAAAACCAAGAGGCCGTGAATCTGATCAGTCACATAGAGGATCCACAAGAAGCAGCTGAATGCTTGGCAAAGGAAGCTCTAATTAGGATGAGCAAAAGCAGCATCTCATGCTTAATCATTCGCTTTGATTGA
- the LOC114403344 gene encoding uncharacterized protein LOC114403344 has translation MTFLALLQFHGPKSAYLGRVHAALLDFNELLSHTPVNLLLASLLHLPWILGYLTLVLLIIFLERISGQTIGVGCESHGLYYLSGSPQVCFSIISPLTIHAQLGHPGLPTLQKMVPNLHQLSSLHCDSCQFGIHTRSSFPSRVNKRAASSFALVDLDVWGPSRVITPTGFKYFVTFIDGFSRYT, from the exons ATGACCTTCCTAGCTCTTCTTCAATTTCACGGGCCCAAGTCGGCCTACCTAGGGCGAGTTCATGCAGCTCTCCTTGATTTTAATGAGCTTCTATCACACACACCAGTAAATCTATTGCTTGCatctctccttcatcttccttgGATCCTTGGGTACTTGACTCTGGTGCTACTGATCATATTTCTG GAACGGATTTCGGGACAAACGATTGGCGTCGGATGTGAATCACATGGCCTATATTATCTCTCTGGGTCGCCGCAGGTGTGCTTTTCCATAATTTCTCCATTAACAATTCATGCTCAATTGGGACATCCTGGTCTACCCACACTTCAGAAAATGGTTCCCAATCTCCATCAGCTGTCTAGTCTACATTGTGACTCATGTCAGTTCGGGATACATACTCGTAGTTCGTTTCCTAGTCGTGTCAATAAAAGGGCTGCATCCTCATTTGCTTTGGTTGACTTAGATGTTTGGGGTCCATCTCGAGTTATTACCCCAACAGGTTTTAAGTATTTTGTCACTTTTATAGATGGTTTTTCGCGTTACACGTGA
- the LOC114401537 gene encoding putative protein phosphatase 2C-like protein 44 isoform X1, whose protein sequence is MGFYLNLKRNAFRLKRFLLGHEGRKRKYKQAKKPSWMRPMAYGYQVVEHNMARDGSDDSVVAQREEMDQTELWYFGIFDALIGDKVTKYMQSYFFDKKLQETHIRRKSKEALKRAYLGVRATIREEHKLEETCRMGSASVMLINGEKLVVANMGDYRTVVCRDGIAHQTTGTNQRSTKIHWSRRLFAGPILACQSGNAAGAKHSRGSALVIRSERIDSDTEFLILASTGIWEVMQNQEAVNLISHIEDPQEAAECLAKEALIRMSKSSISCLIIRFD, encoded by the exons ATGGGATTCTATCTTAATCTCAAACGCAAC GCGTTCCGGCTAAAACGGTTTCTGCTAGGACATGAaggcagaaaaagaaaatacaaacagGCAAAAAAGCCTTCATGGATGAGGCCAATGGCATATGGTTATCAAGTGGTGGAGCATAACATGGCCAGAGATGGTTCTGATGATTCAGTTGTGGCACAGAGAGAGGAAATGGATCAAACAGAATTATGGTATTTTGGAATCTTTGACGCACTAATTGGAGACAAAGTTACCAAGTACATGCAGTCTTATTTCTTTGACAAGAAGCTTCAAGAG ACTCATATAAGGAGAAAAAGCAAGGAAGCTCTAAAGAGAGCTTACCTTGGTGTAAGAGCAACGATCCGAGAGGAACACAAATTAGAGGAGACATGCAGAATGGGTTCAGCATCTGTTATGTTGATCAACGGAGAAAAACTTGTGGTAGCCAACATGGGAGATTACAGAACTGTTGTCTGCAGAGATGGCATAGCTCATCAGACAACTGGCACAAACCAACGATCAACGAAAATACATTGGTCTCGCAGACTCTTTGCAG GACCCATTCTAGCATGTCAATCAGGAAATGCAGCAGGTGCAAAGCATTCTAGAGGTTCTGCTCTTGTCATTAGAAGTGAAAGGATCGATTCTGATACTGAGTTTTTGATATTAGCAAGCACTGGCATATGGGAG GTGATGCAAAACCAAGAGGCCGTGAATCTGATCAGTCACATAGAGGATCCACAAGAAGCAGCTGAATGCTTGGCAAAGGAAGCTCTAATTAGGATGAGCAAAAGCAGCATCTCATGCTTAATCATTCGCTTTGATTGA
- the LOC114401537 gene encoding putative protein phosphatase 2C-like protein 44 isoform X2: MGFYLNLKRNAFRLKRFLLGHEGRKRKYKQAKKPSWMRPMAYGYQVVEHNMARDGSDDSVVAQREEMDQTELWYFGIFDALIGDKVTKYMQSYFFDKKLQETHIRRKSKEALKRAYLGVRATIREEHKLEETCRMGSASVMLINGEKLVVANMGDYRTVVCRDGIAHQTTGTNQRSTKIHWSRRLFAACQSGNAAGAKHSRGSALVIRSERIDSDTEFLILASTGIWEVMQNQEAVNLISHIEDPQEAAECLAKEALIRMSKSSISCLIIRFD; the protein is encoded by the exons ATGGGATTCTATCTTAATCTCAAACGCAAC GCGTTCCGGCTAAAACGGTTTCTGCTAGGACATGAaggcagaaaaagaaaatacaaacagGCAAAAAAGCCTTCATGGATGAGGCCAATGGCATATGGTTATCAAGTGGTGGAGCATAACATGGCCAGAGATGGTTCTGATGATTCAGTTGTGGCACAGAGAGAGGAAATGGATCAAACAGAATTATGGTATTTTGGAATCTTTGACGCACTAATTGGAGACAAAGTTACCAAGTACATGCAGTCTTATTTCTTTGACAAGAAGCTTCAAGAG ACTCATATAAGGAGAAAAAGCAAGGAAGCTCTAAAGAGAGCTTACCTTGGTGTAAGAGCAACGATCCGAGAGGAACACAAATTAGAGGAGACATGCAGAATGGGTTCAGCATCTGTTATGTTGATCAACGGAGAAAAACTTGTGGTAGCCAACATGGGAGATTACAGAACTGTTGTCTGCAGAGATGGCATAGCTCATCAGACAACTGGCACAAACCAACGATCAACGAAAATACATTGGTCTCGCAGACTCTTTGCAG CATGTCAATCAGGAAATGCAGCAGGTGCAAAGCATTCTAGAGGTTCTGCTCTTGTCATTAGAAGTGAAAGGATCGATTCTGATACTGAGTTTTTGATATTAGCAAGCACTGGCATATGGGAG GTGATGCAAAACCAAGAGGCCGTGAATCTGATCAGTCACATAGAGGATCCACAAGAAGCAGCTGAATGCTTGGCAAAGGAAGCTCTAATTAGGATGAGCAAAAGCAGCATCTCATGCTTAATCATTCGCTTTGATTGA
- the LOC114401538 gene encoding probable 60S ribosomal protein L14, with product MPFKRYVEIGRVAQINYGKEYGRLVVIVDVIDQNRALVDAPDMVRSQVNFKRLSLTDIKIDIKRVPKKKDLVKAMEDADVKTKWEKSSWGRKLIVRKRRASLNDFDRFKIMLAKIKRAAVVRQELAKLRKSA from the exons ATG CCTTTCAAGAGGTACGTTGAGATCGGGAGGGTTGCCCAAATCAACTACGGCAAGGAATATGGCAGGCTCGTCGTCATTGTCGACGTCATTGACCAGAACAGA GCTCTTGTCGATGCCCCTGATATGGTGAGGTCCCAAGTCAATTTCAAAAGGCTTTCCCTAACCGATATTAAGATTGACATTAAGAGGGTCCCTAAGAAGAAAGATCTTGTCAAAGCCATGGAGGATGCTG ATGTTAAGACCAAGTGGGAGAAGAGTTCATGGGGCAGGAAACTCATTGTCAGAAAGAGAAGGGCATCCCTCAATGATTTTGATAGGTTCAAGATAATGTTGGCCAAGATCAAG AGGGCAGCGGTTGTAAGGCAAGAGCTTGCTAAGCTGAGAAAGAGCGCTTAG